In Fodinibius salicampi, the sequence AGCTAAGATAAGTGCGTTGAGCCGAGAAAAGGCAGAAGAGTTGAAATCAAAGCTGCGCCAGGCTGTAAATGGGAAGGAAAAGGATATTGAGCATGAAGACAGGGACGAACCGGAACAAAAGGTGTATTCGCTTACAACTCGCGATCTGCTAGTAGCTGCCTCAACATCCGGACGAATGGGAGTAGCCCTGTCAATAGTAGGAGCGGCTTTTTCACAAATAGATCAATTCATTTCAGATGAGGAAATCTATCAGTTTATTGAGGCCAATATGCCTCAATCGACTTCAGCCTCCTTAGTTATCATGTCAATTATCGGTATATTGCTCATCTCTTGGCTGTTTTCTTTTATAACCACGCTGATCACTTACTACGGCTTTAGCGTTGAAGTCCGAAAGAATGAATTATTGATTTCACGCGGATTATTTGAGCGTATTCAATTAACCATTCCCTTTAATCGTATTCAGGCTGTACAGGTTAAAGAAGGCCTTATGCGTCAACCGTTCGGTTATGTGACTTTGGTAATCGAGAGTGCCGGTTATGGAGAGAAAGAAGGTAACTCCACGGTTCTCTTTCCCCTTATCGATAAAGGTAAAATGCATGGTTTTTTGAAAGAGGTGCTTCCCGAATATAACTATGAAATGATGCAACAAGGAGCAGTGCCTCCCAAAAGGGCGTTACGCCGATATCTTATACGCACCTTGTGGTGGACTCTACCTGTTATTTTAGTAGCATGGGCAGCTATCCCATATGGGGTCTATACTTGGTTTTTATTGCCTATGGGACTGTTATTAGGTTATCAGCAGTATAGGGATGCCGGAATTTGTACTGAAGGTGATACTCTTATTATCAGTGCGCGACAATTAAGTAAAAAAACAGCTATTGTAAAGCGATATCGGATGCAGGCAACCCAATTAAAGCAAAACCCCTTTCAGAAGCGTATGACCTTGCGCGATTTTATTGTACATGTAGCAAGTGGTAATCAGGGCCGCTCTTTTTCCGTAAGAGATATAGCAGTTCAGGACGCCAACCGGTATTGGCAGTGGTTGGCAATGGAACGTCAGTCACAACCAGAGATACAGGATACACCATTCAATCACCCTGACGCCGAAGTATCAAGCGAAGATTAATAGCACATCCTTTGGTTAGGCAAAAACAAATTGGTAATAGATAGCGAGCGTTGAGGCCCCATAAATAATATGAAGGCCCAGCACATAATAGGGAATGAGCGATCCCCATTTCTGGCCCATGATTCCGGGATCAGGAATGGCTTTGTCTTCTCCGATCTCAGGATGTGTATCGGCCATAATACCCATTACGGAACCCACAAAAATACCATGACCTAGTCCCCATAATATCCCGGCTGGCCAGTTGGGTGTTACTACCATGGCTGTTAGCAGGAATACATATAATACGCCCCATCCGGCTCCAATTAGCAAATGTAAGATTATCCCAACCGTATATACCTTCTGAGTGTTTTGTGGATCGACGAAACGAGTACCTATCAGATAGGGAATGTCCAGATTTTGACCTCCCAGTTTTAACAGGTAGATGAGTAAGGTAAGGATAAATGCACCGATAAAACCAGCAAATGCTGCAATATAGAGATTAGCTTCCATAAGCCTCCAGTTTTACACAGCTAGAAAATCAAAAGCTGTTATATAAATTAAAACTTTTGATGCCTCTGCTTAATAGATAGGAATGCGGAAGCAGGAATGCAACAGGATTTATGCAGAGATGCTCGTTTAATTACTGTTAAATACTTTATTAATGGATTCTTTGAGGTCGTCCATCTGTATGGGTTTTACTAAGTAATCTATATAGTTGGTTTTCTGTGCCCTTTCCTTATAATACTGGTCAGAATTGCCAGTAATGTAGATTACCGGTACTTCTGATGATTTACGTATTTTTTGCATAGCTGTAATTCCGTCAATATCATCTTTGAGCTGTATATCCATTAAAATGATATCTGGCTCATGTTCTTGTGCTAGGGTTATGGCTTTTTCTCCAGTTGTTGCTTTTTCAACAACTTCAAACCCCATTTTGTTAATCATCCGTTCTAAAACCATAGAGATGATCATATCATCTTCTACAATGAGTACTTTCTTTGATTGATCTCTTTGCATAGCTATTTGGTAAACCCGTCACCTTAGTAAAAAACTTTAGATAGCTAATAAAGTAATTATTTTTGATTTAACCTAAAGCAACATCCAAAACCATCATAACGCTAAATCCTAGCATGGTACCCAAGGTAGCAATATCGGTATTTCCTCGATGCTGGGACTCCGGTATAAGCTCCTCAACAACTACATAAATCATGGCCCCGGCAGCAAAAGCAAGGGCATAGGGTAGTATTGGCTGGATCATGAGAACCGCTGCGGCCCCAATAACAGCAGAGATGGGTTCTACAATGCCGGAAAGCTGTCCGTACCAAAAACTTTTACCGACCGAAATCCCTTCCCGCCGAAGAGGCATGGAAACGGCCGTCCCCTCCGGAAAATTTTGGATGCCAATACCTATGGCCAGGGTTACAGCTCCCATAACAGTCGCACCTCCTGCAGCTTCAATGCCAGAGGCAGCTGCTCCAAAGAGTACGCCAATAGCCAGACCTTCGGGGATATTGTGAAGGGTAATAGCCAGTACGAGTAATGTAGCCCGCCGCCAGCTGGTAGGTAATCCTTCTGCTTCCTCTACAGGCATACCAATATGAAGGTGAGGAAGATATTCGTCACAAACTCTCAAAAATAAACCGCCACTTAGAAATCCAATGATAGCGGGCATCCACTCGATCAGACCTTGTGCCGCGGCCATATCAATAGAGGGAACAAGCAGTGACCAAAAACTGGCAGCAATCATTACCCCGGCGGCAAAGCCCATCATGGCATCCAGCAGTTTGTGGCTGACACTCTTAGTGAAAAAGACAAGGGCAGCCCCAAGTGCCGTCAAACCCCAGGTGAATAGTCCTCCAAGGAGGCTTTGATTAACAGCTCCAAGTGATAAAAACCATTCCTGTATGACTGTGATATCCATATGCTGGTATTAGAATATTAATCTTAAAAGTTCCGCAATGAGTTTACTCCTATTAATGGTTTAATAAAAATAAAATTTAGCTGGTTCTAATAATTTGATTGTACTCACTTATCTTTTAGGCTATTAACTTCGTTATTTGTCTACGACTTGCCAATCCAAAGGAATGGCAGATATTTTCTTCTGCTCATATTTAGCTTAGACTAAAATATATATTATATTAAACTTATCAAATATTTAGACTTTATAATTCCATTGCTTTCAGACTAAGCTAAAGTGGTAAGTTAGCTGTTTTATTTATATATGATTACGGCTCAAGAGTTTATTGACATCCTTATATTTTCAGTCCGTGATGGTTTTGTTCAGGTAAGTGCATTTGTAGCCCTCACGGTATTATTATTCAGCTATATACAGTATCGATCTGGGGGGCGACTTGTTAGATTTCTCGAAGAACATAAACATCTACAACCTATTGCAGGTGTTTTGCTCGGATTGACACCCGGTTGCGGTGGGGCAATTATTGCAATGCCGTTATATGTGCGTGGTTCCATTAGTTTTGGAACCGTTGTAGCAACTCTTACCGCAACGGCCGGTGATTCCGCTTTTGTTATTCTTACACAGGCCCCAGTCGCGGCTTTCTATGCGTATGGATTGGCGGCATTGGCGGGGATTCTATTTGGTTATGCTATTGATTTTTGGGGTTTGGGTACCGGTCGACTCGATCGGGCTTTTCAACAGATTAGTGCTTCAGTAATGAATGGAAGCTTAGCAACAGCCAGTGTAAGCAACAGTAAGCAAAATATCCCCAATATCAATAAAAATTGTGAGCATGATATATCTCCTGATGTTAGCAATGGTGGATTTCTGTACAAGGTTAGCCATGGAATTCATATTGCTTGGTGGGCATTGACAATAGCCGGATTAATTGCAGGTATTGAGTATTTACGTCGTGGAGCCCCAGAGGTACCCCTTGCTTTTGGACTCGATTTTCCAACCTTATTTACAGTTGCCGGACTTTTGGGTACGAGCTTATCATTCTATCTGTATGTTGTAGGACGTCGTATAATTGGGGAAGGGAGTTCGGGCCAAATGCGTGATTTTGCTAATACCTACGATACGTTTAAACATGCTGCAATGGAAACAAGTATGGTTACTGTGTGGGTTATTGCTGCATATCTGATTTATGAATATTCGATAGTTATATTCTCACTGGATATTGGAACACTGGCAGCGGCCGTAGGTATTTGGGCACCGGTAGCAGGAGCTGCGCTGGGTATTGTGCCTGGATGTGGTCCTCAGATTATTTTTGCCACGCTTTATGCAAGCAATCAAATTCCCTTTTCGGCTTTGGTGGCCAATGCTATCAGTCAAGATGGCGATGCGCTGTTTCCGCTTATGGCTATTGATATGAAAGCGGCCATTATTGCTACTATTTACACAACTATACCGGCCCTGATTGTGGGAATTTTAATCTACTATTTTTGGCCATATGCCAGCATGGGATTTGGGGTGCTCGGATAGTAAGTATGGCTATGGTAAGTACCTGTCACCCTTCGTGTTTCTTTTCCTATCAATTAGCTAAATTTGTATGAAAGGCTGATTATAAAAGGCAAAAAGGAAGAGGTATAGACTGTTTATTTCGGAGACTTTTCCTTACCTTCCTGCACTTATAGAATCTCCATTATATGGGTGATTACTTTGTTTAGAGAAGAACCTTTATTAATGGGTCGTTGTTATTGAATCCAATACCATTTTTAATTAAAAATCCTTTTCGATGAGCATTGATTTCGATAAAGAACGTTTTATGCATCGCCATAATGGTCCGGATGAAAAGCAGGAAAGTGAAATGCTTTCATCCATTGGCGCATCTTCGATTGATGAACTGATTGATCAAACTATACCCAAAGGTATACGATTGCAAGAACAGATCGATCTCGATGAACCGATGAGCGAATATCGGTTTTTGGAGGAGTTTCGCAAGCTTGCCGATAAGAATGAGATTTTCGAATCATACATTGGGATGGGGTATCACGATACGTTGACACCTAATGTGATTTTACGCAATGTACTTGAAAACCCCGGATGGTATACAGCCTACACACCTTACCAGGCTGAAATTGCTCAGGGAAGGCTCGAAGCGCTCATCAACTTTCAAACAATGGTAAGCGATTTAACGGGACGGGAGTTGGCCAATGCATCGCTCTTGGATGAAGGGACAGCTGCTGCAGAAGGGATGTCGATGCTCTATTCCATGCGGCGTGGTGCTAAACGTAAGAATGCGCATAAGTTTTTTGTTTCGGAGCTATGTCATCCACAGACAATAGATGTAGTAGAAGGACGTGCTGAACCGCTCGATATTGAAGTAGTAGTTGGCGATCACAATGAGTTGGATGTAACGGATGAAGAACTTTTTGGAATATTGCTACAGTATCCCGTCACGGATGGCACGGTGGAAGATTATTCGGATTTAATTGCGGCCTGCGAAGAAAATAACGTGCAAACAGTTGTGGCTGCCGATTTGCTGAGTCTTACCTTATTGACTCCGCCCGGTGAAATGGGAGCCGATGTTGTCGTTGGATCAACCCAGCGTTTTGGCGTCCCAATGGGATACGGCGGACCGCATGCCGCTTATTTTGCGACCCGGGAAAAATACAAGCGCAAGGTACCGGGGCGTATTATCGGTGTTACGCAGGATGAAGAAGAAAATCCCGTTTACCGGATGGCACTACAAACACGGGAGCAGCATATTCGGCGCGAAAAGGCGACATCCAATATTTGTACAGCGCAGGTTCTACTTGCAGTGATTGCAGGTTTTTACGCAGTATATCATGGTCCCAAAGGCCTGCGGCGTATTGCTGAACGTATTCATGGACTGACAAAAGTGATGGATAAAGGCCTTGAAAAGCTAGGTTTTGAAGTGGCAAACGATCTCTATTTTGATACACTTAAAGTCAGGCTTGAAAATGATGATCAGAAAGAAAAATTGCGCCGGAAAGCGCTTGATCACAAATTAAACCTACGCTATTTCGACGAGCCGGCAGTCGGCATTTCGTTTGACGAGGTTAAAGATTTGGATCACGTAGAAGTGTTGCTTTCTATTTTTGCATCCGTTGAGGACACTGACCAAACGGTGAATGTTGAAAGCTTGTCAGAAAAGATTGAGGTTGACTTTCCCTCATCACTCACTCGTACTTCTGACTATTTGGAACACCCGGTGTTTAATCTGTATCACTCCGAGCATGAGATGCTCCGCTATTTGAAGAAGCTGGAGAATAAAGACCTTTCCCTAGTCCACTCCATGATTTCGCTGGGCTCGTGTACGATGAAGCTCAATGCCACATCGGAAATGATACCACTAACATGGTCGGAATTTGGCAAGTTGCATCCGTTTGCGCCGGAAAATCAGGCCGAGGGATATCATGAATTGTTTGAAAAATTAGAATATCAGCTTGCAGCTATCACCGGATTCCCGGCTGTTTCACTGCAACCTAACTCAGGTGCGCAAGGTGAATTTTCAGGTCTGATGGCTATTCGTGCTTATCATAAGCATAGAGGTGAAAGCCATCGTAATGTGACGATTGTTCCCGATTCTGCTCATGGTACCAATCCTGCCAGTGCGGTTATGGCTGGGATGGAGGTGGTAGTAACGGAGTGCGATGAACATGGTAGTATTGATCTTGATGACCTGCGCGAAAAGGTGGAGGCAAATAAGGAAGACTTAGCTGCAATAATGATTACCTATCCGTCAACCCACGGTGTTTTTGAGGAAGACATCAGAGAAATTTGTCAGGTTATACACGAAAATGGTGGTTTGGTGTACCTGGATGGAGCGAACATGAATGCCCAAGTGGGACTAACCAGTCCGGCTGAAATTGGCGCAGATGTCTGTCACTTGAATCTGCATAAAACGTTCTGCATCCCTCATGGGGGCGGCGGACCAGGAATGGGACCCATTGCTGCGACAAAAGAACTGGCTCCGTTTCTACCCGGGAATCCTGTTATAAAAACGGGAGGAGAACATGCGATTAAAAGTATTTCAGCAGCTCCATGGGGTAGTGCCAGTATTTTGTCCATTTCATATGCTTATATCAAAATGATGGGGGCAGAAGGGCTAACTAGAGTTTCTGAAATAGCCATTCTTAATGCGAACTATCTGAAGGAACGGTTAAAGGATCACTATCCCATTTTATACACTGGAAAGAACGGCCGTACTGCTCATGAGTTTATTGTAGATTTGCGCCCTTTTAAGCAATCAGCGAATATTGAGTCCATTGACGTTGCAAAACGATTGATGGATTACGGGTTTCATGCTCCAACTATGTCATTTCCGGTGCCGGGTACATTGATGATTGAACCTACCGAAAGTGAGTCGAAAGAAGAGCTCGACCGTTTTTGTGAGGCAATGAGATCTATACGCGAAGAAATTCGGGAAATAGAAGAAGGGCAGGCAGATCCTGAAAACAATGTGCTCAAACACGCCCCGCATACCATGCGTGTAGCCATGGCAGAAGAGTGGGATCATCCGTATAGTCGGGAAAAAGCGATTTTCCCGCTTGATCATCTTCGATTCGATAAATTCTGGCCGGCTGTCAGTCGGGTGGATGATGCATATGGCGATCGGAACCTTATGTGTAATTGTGTTCCTTTGGAGGCTTATTCGGAGGGACAGCAACCTGCAGCAATTGAATGAATAAATCAAAAACGTGCTGATATAGCTATTATGGGATAAATAGTTATATCAGCTTATCAGATTTTTCAATGGTGTTCAATACTGCTTTCGATTTTGATATCCTGCATTAAAGTACGATGTACGGGGCATTTTTGTGAGATTTCCAGAATTTTTTGAATCTGTTTATCGGTAAGCTCTCCCTCAACAATCACTTCTTTTTCGATAACATCAATTTTACTTTTGGGATCCTCACAGTTGTCGCAATCCTCGGCATGCCGCTTATTATGACGAAGTTCCATGTACACATCCTCCAGGGGCCAACCCTTATGCTGTACGTACATTTTAATAGTCATTACAGTGCATGAACCGAGCGACATCAGGAGATAATCATAGGGATCGGGACCTTTATCGTTGCCTCCTTCTACACTTTCCGGTTCATCTCCAATAAGTTCATGCTTCCCGGCTGTAAGAGTGGTAGTATACTTTTCGTTTTTTGGCAGATGGATATGTACAATTTTTTGTTTGTCGGAATCTTTAGCCATAAATCGAGGGATGAAATTTTAAAGTAATGTGGATTAAAATATATACTACGAAAATATGAACAAAAATGGAGATTGGGTTTAGGAAAAGTAGGAAGATTGAACAAGAGATATAGAATATGAATATTTCAGTATTGATTAAATTTGACAGAAATCATTCATAACGATTAGTTTATAAAATCTTGACGCAGGATTAATCTACAGGCTATTCGATAGTAATATCCTTCCCTTTTATTATCGTCAAATAATCCCAAAGACAAATTTCAGATGAATAAACGAGCTGTAGAAATTGTGGTTTTGTCTGATCTTCATCTCGGTACGGTTGGATGCCATGCGATAGAATTAACGAAATATCTTAACTCAATTTCACCCGATAAGCTGATACTGAACGGCGATATCTTTGATATCTGGAATTTTAAAAAATACTACTGGCCAGACACGCATATGGAGGTAGTAAAGTGTTTTATCAGCATGTTAGCTAATGGAACGGATATTTATTATCTGACCGGAAACCATGATGAAGTGATCCGTAAGATTTCAAGTCTCCAGATTGGTCCTTTATTCGTAAAAGATAAGATGGTATTGGATCTGAATGGAGAAAAATGCTGGATTTTTCATGGTGATATTTTTGATATAGCAATGAAACAGACCAAATGGATTGCAAAAATTGGGGGAAAGGGATATGATCTGCTCATTCTGTTAAACAGAGCTATCAATTATGTTTTGAAGCAAACAGGAAGGGATAAAGTTTCTCTTTCTAAACGCATGAAAGACAGTGTTAAAAAAGCTGTTCAATTTATTGATGATTTCGAGGTAGCGGCTATGGATTTGGCCATACAGAACGGATATGACTATGTGATCTGTGGACATATTCATCAGCCGAAAGTGCGGGGATATGAAAACGAAGAAGGCTCGGTTATATATATGAACTCAGGCGATTGGGTCGAAAATTTAACAGCCCTGGAATACGATGGTAAGGAGTGGAGCATGTATAAATACGAAGAGGATAGCTTTATTGATAAAAGTAATCCGGTCGTATTACCGATCCGCAAGAAACTTAAAGAAAAAGCAGTTATAGGATGAAAATATTATACGGTATACAGGGGACAGGAATCGGACATTTGACCCGCGCGCGTGAATTATTACCGGAATTGAGTAAGCATGCTAATGTGGATGTAATAATTAGCGGACATGATAGAGATATAAGGCTGGATAAGCCGATTAAATACCACAGATCCGGAATTAGTTTAACATATAATCGCAGGGGAGGGGTTTCTGTTTTAGGGACCTTGCGAGATCTACGCCCGATTCGCTTTTTAAAAGATATCCGATCAATTTCTGCCCGAGATTATGATTTGGTAATCAGTGACTATGAACCGATATCGGCGTGGTCGGCAAGATTGGAACAGGTGCCCTCCATAGCACTTAGTCATCAGGCTTCTTTTTTATCAGATGCAACGCCACGTCCCACTGAATGTTCTACATCCGCCGAGACTATTCTTCAGCATCTTGCGCCTGCCGACCATGCAATAGGATTTCACTTTGATCGGTATGATGATTTCATCGAACCTCCCATTATTCGTTCGGACATTCGCAAGGCACAGGTAAAGCGGTGGAACCATATTACGGTTTACCTTCCAGCCTATCATCATAAAGTACTTCAGGATATTTTTGCTCCTTTTACCCACGTCAACTGGCATATATTCTCTCCATCTTGTTCAGATGCCTTTGAGGAGGAGCATTGTCTGGTTCATCCGATAGGATACCAATCCTTTTTAGAAAGTTTTGCTTCCTGCAGTGGTATTATTTGTGGAGCGGGTTTTGAAACCTGTGCTGAAGCTATGTATCTGGGGAAAAAGATGCTGACAGTTCCTATCCAAAACCAGTATGAGCAGGCTTGCAATGCTGCCGCTCTTCGGGGAATGGGAGTGGTAACTCTGGATACCCTTCATGATCGTTCGCTTGCGCTCTGGAACTGGCTTGAAGATTACAAAACGGTAACTATTAATGAAATTGCTGATCCAAAAGAGGTGGTTAATAATCTTCTTACAATAGGAACTAAAAAAGATAAGGCTATGGCCTGATAAAACGGATCAACGGACTCTTTTACTTATTCAGAGTTTATATCAATACCATATTTCTCTTTAAGTACATTCAGGTGATGTTTTTCATGACCAACGATAATATGGACCAAAGCCCTGACAGATAGTTCCATCCCATTGGCGGTACCCATGCGTTGCGTCTGTTCTTCATCGAAACTGCTGAACAGACTGATATTGGCATTCCGCTGAGCGTCGTATTCTGCAGACAAACTTTGAAGGCTTCGCTCATCAAAAGAAGCGTGGGCCACATAGTCATCTTGGTTGTAGCCCGGGAGTGACTTTTGTTCGCCCCGTGCAATACTGAGCGCCCGATAAGCCATAATCCTTTCCGTATCAATAAGGTGACCAATAACCTGCTTTACACTCCATTTATCTTTTTCATAGCGGTGATCAGCTTTGTCCGGGGTAAGCCGTTGAATCAGAGTATAGGTTTTTTGTCCCTGTTCAATAAGCATTTGGAGGGCATTAGAT encodes:
- a CDS encoding PH domain-containing protein, with the protein product MSKPERQHPVAAITKALDVLRGNFITILLVIFIGGGDEDTFLLYWIIGMVVLLLIWGVLSWLRFTFELNEGELKIEQGVFVRKKLYLTSDRIQVIDISAGVIQRIFGLVAVEVKTAGSSSKEAKISALSREKAEELKSKLRQAVNGKEKDIEHEDRDEPEQKVYSLTTRDLLVAASTSGRMGVALSIVGAAFSQIDQFISDEEIYQFIEANMPQSTSASLVIMSIIGILLISWLFSFITTLITYYGFSVEVRKNELLISRGLFERIQLTIPFNRIQAVQVKEGLMRQPFGYVTLVIESAGYGEKEGNSTVLFPLIDKGKMHGFLKEVLPEYNYEMMQQGAVPPKRALRRYLIRTLWWTLPVILVAWAAIPYGVYTWFLLPMGLLLGYQQYRDAGICTEGDTLIISARQLSKKTAIVKRYRMQATQLKQNPFQKRMTLRDFIVHVASGNQGRSFSVRDIAVQDANRYWQWLAMERQSQPEIQDTPFNHPDAEVSSED
- a CDS encoding response regulator codes for the protein MQRDQSKKVLIVEDDMIISMVLERMINKMGFEVVEKATTGEKAITLAQEHEPDIILMDIQLKDDIDGITAMQKIRKSSEVPVIYITGNSDQYYKERAQKTNYIDYLVKPIQMDDLKESINKVFNSN
- a CDS encoding ZIP family metal transporter, which produces MDITVIQEWFLSLGAVNQSLLGGLFTWGLTALGAALVFFTKSVSHKLLDAMMGFAAGVMIAASFWSLLVPSIDMAAAQGLIEWMPAIIGFLSGGLFLRVCDEYLPHLHIGMPVEEAEGLPTSWRRATLLVLAITLHNIPEGLAIGVLFGAAASGIEAAGGATVMGAVTLAIGIGIQNFPEGTAVSMPLRREGISVGKSFWYGQLSGIVEPISAVIGAAAVLMIQPILPYALAFAAGAMIYVVVEELIPESQHRGNTDIATLGTMLGFSVMMVLDVALG
- a CDS encoding putative manganese transporter, yielding MITAQEFIDILIFSVRDGFVQVSAFVALTVLLFSYIQYRSGGRLVRFLEEHKHLQPIAGVLLGLTPGCGGAIIAMPLYVRGSISFGTVVATLTATAGDSAFVILTQAPVAAFYAYGLAALAGILFGYAIDFWGLGTGRLDRAFQQISASVMNGSLATASVSNSKQNIPNINKNCEHDISPDVSNGGFLYKVSHGIHIAWWALTIAGLIAGIEYLRRGAPEVPLAFGLDFPTLFTVAGLLGTSLSFYLYVVGRRIIGEGSSGQMRDFANTYDTFKHAAMETSMVTVWVIAAYLIYEYSIVIFSLDIGTLAAAVGIWAPVAGAALGIVPGCGPQIIFATLYASNQIPFSALVANAISQDGDALFPLMAIDMKAAIIATIYTTIPALIVGILIYYFWPYASMGFGVLG
- the gcvP gene encoding aminomethyl-transferring glycine dehydrogenase; this encodes MSIDFDKERFMHRHNGPDEKQESEMLSSIGASSIDELIDQTIPKGIRLQEQIDLDEPMSEYRFLEEFRKLADKNEIFESYIGMGYHDTLTPNVILRNVLENPGWYTAYTPYQAEIAQGRLEALINFQTMVSDLTGRELANASLLDEGTAAAEGMSMLYSMRRGAKRKNAHKFFVSELCHPQTIDVVEGRAEPLDIEVVVGDHNELDVTDEELFGILLQYPVTDGTVEDYSDLIAACEENNVQTVVAADLLSLTLLTPPGEMGADVVVGSTQRFGVPMGYGGPHAAYFATREKYKRKVPGRIIGVTQDEEENPVYRMALQTREQHIRREKATSNICTAQVLLAVIAGFYAVYHGPKGLRRIAERIHGLTKVMDKGLEKLGFEVANDLYFDTLKVRLENDDQKEKLRRKALDHKLNLRYFDEPAVGISFDEVKDLDHVEVLLSIFASVEDTDQTVNVESLSEKIEVDFPSSLTRTSDYLEHPVFNLYHSEHEMLRYLKKLENKDLSLVHSMISLGSCTMKLNATSEMIPLTWSEFGKLHPFAPENQAEGYHELFEKLEYQLAAITGFPAVSLQPNSGAQGEFSGLMAIRAYHKHRGESHRNVTIVPDSAHGTNPASAVMAGMEVVVTECDEHGSIDLDDLREKVEANKEDLAAIMITYPSTHGVFEEDIREICQVIHENGGLVYLDGANMNAQVGLTSPAEIGADVCHLNLHKTFCIPHGGGGPGMGPIAATKELAPFLPGNPVIKTGGEHAIKSISAAPWGSASILSISYAYIKMMGAEGLTRVSEIAILNANYLKERLKDHYPILYTGKNGRTAHEFIVDLRPFKQSANIESIDVAKRLMDYGFHAPTMSFPVPGTLMIEPTESESKEELDRFCEAMRSIREEIREIEEGQADPENNVLKHAPHTMRVAMAEEWDHPYSREKAIFPLDHLRFDKFWPAVSRVDDAYGDRNLMCNCVPLEAYSEGQQPAAIE
- a CDS encoding OsmC family protein, translating into MAKDSDKQKIVHIHLPKNEKYTTTLTAGKHELIGDEPESVEGGNDKGPDPYDYLLMSLGSCTVMTIKMYVQHKGWPLEDVYMELRHNKRHAEDCDNCEDPKSKIDVIEKEVIVEGELTDKQIQKILEISQKCPVHRTLMQDIKIESSIEHH
- a CDS encoding UDP-2,3-diacylglucosamine diphosphatase — its product is MNKRAVEIVVLSDLHLGTVGCHAIELTKYLNSISPDKLILNGDIFDIWNFKKYYWPDTHMEVVKCFISMLANGTDIYYLTGNHDEVIRKISSLQIGPLFVKDKMVLDLNGEKCWIFHGDIFDIAMKQTKWIAKIGGKGYDLLILLNRAINYVLKQTGRDKVSLSKRMKDSVKKAVQFIDDFEVAAMDLAIQNGYDYVICGHIHQPKVRGYENEEGSVIYMNSGDWVENLTALEYDGKEWSMYKYEEDSFIDKSNPVVLPIRKKLKEKAVIG
- a CDS encoding glycosyltransferase family protein, coding for MKILYGIQGTGIGHLTRARELLPELSKHANVDVIISGHDRDIRLDKPIKYHRSGISLTYNRRGGVSVLGTLRDLRPIRFLKDIRSISARDYDLVISDYEPISAWSARLEQVPSIALSHQASFLSDATPRPTECSTSAETILQHLAPADHAIGFHFDRYDDFIEPPIIRSDIRKAQVKRWNHITVYLPAYHHKVLQDIFAPFTHVNWHIFSPSCSDAFEEEHCLVHPIGYQSFLESFASCSGIICGAGFETCAEAMYLGKKMLTVPIQNQYEQACNAAALRGMGVVTLDTLHDRSLALWNWLEDYKTVTINEIADPKEVVNNLLTIGTKKDKAMA
- a CDS encoding DinB family protein, encoding MALFTWEDNHPAPYEYGDFYEGYISLVNGSNALQMLIEQGQKTYTLIQRLTPDKADHRYEKDKWSVKQVIGHLIDTERIMAYRALSIARGEQKSLPGYNQDDYVAHASFDERSLQSLSAEYDAQRNANISLFSSFDEEQTQRMGTANGMELSVRALVHIIVGHEKHHLNVLKEKYGIDINSE